A genomic region of Candidatus Melainabacteria bacterium RIFOXYA2_FULL_32_9 contains the following coding sequences:
- a CDS encoding riboflavin synthase subunit alpha, producing the protein MFTGIIEEIGTVRSIEKIAQGAVISINCSRILDDLNIGDSVAVNGACQTVVKHGSDSFDVEASPETMNLTTFKYFRESDKVNLERAMSSQSRFGGHMVTGHVDGIGEFREKVNQGIADLYYFSAPNDVVKYMVYKGSITINGISLTIASLQENIFSISVISQTEKSTNLMYLKPGDKVNLESDIIAKYVEKFVSKSDNATGNINVNYLEQNGFI; encoded by the coding sequence ATGTTTACTGGTATTATTGAAGAAATAGGAACGGTTAGAAGTATTGAAAAAATAGCTCAAGGAGCTGTTATTTCGATTAATTGTTCTAGGATTCTTGATGATCTTAATATAGGTGACAGTGTTGCTGTTAATGGTGCCTGTCAAACTGTAGTCAAGCATGGAAGCGATAGTTTTGACGTTGAAGCTTCTCCTGAAACTATGAATCTGACTACTTTTAAGTACTTTAGAGAAAGTGACAAGGTTAATTTAGAAAGAGCTATGTCTTCTCAGAGTAGATTTGGTGGCCATATGGTTACAGGGCATGTGGACGGTATCGGAGAATTTAGAGAAAAAGTAAATCAGGGTATTGCAGATTTATATTACTTTTCTGCTCCAAATGACGTTGTAAAGTATATGGTCTATAAAGGTTCGATAACTATTAATGGAATTAGTTTGACTATTGCTTCTTTACAAGAAAATATATTTAGTATCTCAGTTATCTCCCAGACAGAAAAGTCAACAAACTTGATGTATTTAAAACCCGGGGATAAGGTTAACCTGGAGTCAGACATTATTGCAAAATATGTTGAAAAGTTTGTATCTAAGTCTGATAATGCTACTGGAAATATTAATGTAAATTATCTTGAACAGAATGGATTTATATAG